Sequence from the Populus nigra chromosome 17, ddPopNigr1.1, whole genome shotgun sequence genome:
GAGCACAACTACAGTAGCAAACCACCAATTAAGGCTGTACAATACagcaaacaaagaaaacacAACATGGAAACTGAGAAAAGATTCATGCATCCCGCCCTTTATCTCAAAAACAAAAGTTGACAATTCTTTAAACTGAGAAAAATTTCAAGTACTCATGGGACAACAGAAATGTTGTcttatagaatatatatacctAAGAGCGATAAGTATCTCAAATCAGATCTAAATGAAATCTCCATATCCCTAGAATTACTTAAACTTACAAGTCTGGAGCATGAGAGGCACACCTGGACTTCCTGATTGAAGATGAGATGGACACAACAAAGTTTTCCCAATACATACTGTATCCAAGGAATTCAATAAAGTGAAAGATTCACTGAGATTACCCATGAGAATATATCATCCTCTGCTGAGCTTGAGGCTGGGCTCATGGGGCTCTGGCTGCGAGCTGTCCATCGCTGCTCTATGGGAGCAGGTGCAGGtatctcttctttctctatGAGCTGCTTCAGCTTCTCTATGAATTCAAGGTCTTTCAAGCTTGGCTTGGCAAGGGTACCAGCAGGGAAACAATTTTCTGAGACCCACTGTTGACCACCGCAATCAAAGCCCAAAATTTCATCACTCCATCCCACCCTATATCCCTCTGACTTCCTCCAGAACTCAGCCTCAGCACGATTGATCTTTACAACATGGTCTTTGTTGAGAGGATCAAGAGCAAGCAGTTTATCTCTTAGCTCTGTGAATGAAAGCTCATTTATGTCTGGTTCATTATCATCTGATGATTTAGCAGCAGCAATTCTGCAAGTGACAGTGTACAATTAACTGACATATATATATGGACAACGCAACATAAATTCTTAATTAGTGGATGGATTGAAAAAATGATGACAGGAAAAAGCATGATTTTAAAGCCTACATATTTCACACCATAAAATTACCTAAGCAAATAAGAGATTATAAACAAACTAGGAAAACATGATGGATATATAATGGTTACAGCAGATTCAGAAAGGGCAGTATACCTGTACTTTTCAAGGGACTCCTTGTAGAGGTCACGGACATGTAGTAGGGCTTCATCTGTAGTATACTTGGGTTTGTATTTGGGTAGACCTTTCCATTTTGAGACAGGGTTGCAcgtcacaaccacaacagcgtCTGTATATGGAATATGCAGGTATTTGACATGCTTATTCTCAGATAGCaatttcctaaaaaaagaaatttagacAACCTTTAgctaataagaaacaaataaaatctcaattacTGCTAATTTCATTTCATGATTCAACACAAGAGAGAGACATCTGCATTCCAAACAAGCAACATACAAGCATATTGCATCACAGTCTAACCCCTGTGATATGGGTCATGCAGCTTTAAAACTAAATGACTAATCATTGTATTGCACAATCTAACACCAGATGATCTGTAGAAGAATGTTTGTAAGATTTGAAAGTTCCCTAGTTCTCAAAAAAGCTTTACCAACTAACATGATCATGCTAAAACCTGAGACTCCAAAATCATTAAAGAAGGCCGCTGCCCAGTTATAGTCCCTCCTAAATGGCGTggagatttgaacttgaatccCATAAGTTACAAATCATTCACAACATAAATATCATTGGGAACATAAAAGCTGATTACAAATCTCAGcaatctatcattttttttcaaattctcaaCCATCCAGTTTGCGTGCATAAGATAACTAGTTGTAATATCTGATAAAAAAGCTAAAGAAATTACTTGTGGTTTTTCTTGATATCTTTCATGTTTGAAATAAACGTGTGTTCCACGAGCTCTTGTCTCTCCACACATTGTAAAGTAACTTCAGAAACCACTCCAAGTCCTCCAAGACCAACACGAGCAAGATAAAATAGTTCCGGATCTTTCTCTTTTGAAATCTCTATTGTTCCTTTGGCAGGGGTAACCAATTTCATGCTAATCACCTGCTCATCAATCGGTGGCAACCTGGCCCCAGTACCATGTGCACCAACCTATTAAACAAGCAAGCCAAACCCACAAATCAGTGAAGTCAATAAGATTTTACCATGTGCACCAATTCAATCTTACACTAACTTTTCTACAATCTAATTAGTGTACTTTCATTCATTGGACATCACCAAGACTCCCATTCGGCACATCAAGAACACACATACTACtcaaaagttttcaaattttaaaagaaacccTTCAAAGTTTccaaattttaactaaaatttgaCAGAAATCCATCAGCTTATCAGAAAAATTCAGTAACACCTATAATATCCTAACCTCACGGGAATCCATGCCATCTGTAGAAAATGGTCGCATAGACCAAACCAATCGATTCAGTGGAACCAAGTGTaacaattatttattacttttattttaaatgaacaaaaaagaaaaaaacctgaaCAATGCCACCAATCTGCTGTTCTCTAATGGAAGCAAAATTCTGCAAAGTAAGACCATATTCTTTAATCCCATCAACCAATTCTTGAACCCTTATACCAGCTTCAACTCTAACTCTCCTTTTCTCCTTATCCACCTCCAAAACCTTATCCATAAGAGCCAAATTCACCATCCCAGACCGAGCCAACCCGATCCCATTTGGAGACAACCCGGACCCAACAGGTCGGATCCGAGCCTTCTTTTCATTATTCTCTTTCACCAACTTCTCTAACTGTTCAATATTTTCTGGTTGGTAAAAGTTCCTGGTTTGGACCTCATGGGTTCCACTCCAGTTAGAAACTGTGTGAAGGTCTTCAGGTAATGGAGCATACCTGAAAAGCTGAGCCTTTTTGTGTTTTGCGTTGTCAGGAAACGGGAAGGAGTAGTAAGTGGCAGCACCACAGAAAATAACAAGGGCTGTGTAGCCTATGTATTTGCGGACTTCAGAGTTTGTTGATGGAGTTGGAGTAGGGGATGTGCAGAATTTGCGAGCTGGGTTTAGTGGGGAAAAGGGGTTTTGTATGGGTTTTGGGGGTGGTGGGGTTGTGGGGGAGAGGGGTTTTGggcggtggtggtggaggtggagaaGGGAGCG
This genomic interval carries:
- the LOC133677469 gene encoding L-galactono-1,4-lactone dehydrogenase, mitochondrial; this encodes MSRALSLRRSLLHLHHHRPKPLSPTTPPPPKPIQNPFSPLNPARKFCTSPTPTPSTNSEVRKYIGYTALVIFCGAATYYSFPFPDNAKHKKAQLFRYAPLPEDLHTVSNWSGTHEVQTRNFYQPENIEQLEKLVKENNEKKARIRPVGSGLSPNGIGLARSGMVNLALMDKVLEVDKEKRRVRVEAGIRVQELVDGIKEYGLTLQNFASIREQQIGGIVQVGAHGTGARLPPIDEQVISMKLVTPAKGTIEISKEKDPELFYLARVGLGGLGVVSEVTLQCVERQELVEHTFISNMKDIKKNHKKLLSENKHVKYLHIPYTDAVVVVTCNPVSKWKGLPKYKPKYTTDEALLHVRDLYKESLEKYRIAAAKSSDDNEPDINELSFTELRDKLLALDPLNKDHVVKINRAEAEFWRKSEGYRVGWSDEILGFDCGGQQWVSENCFPAGTLAKPSLKDLEFIEKLKQLIEKEEIPAPAPIEQRWTARSQSPMSPASSSAEDDIFSWVGIIMYLPTMDARQRKEITEEFFHYRHLTQVELWDKYSAYEHWAKIEVPKDKDELAALKERLRRRFPVDAYNKARKELDPNKILSNNMLEKLFPLSETN